A region from the Rhizoctonia solani chromosome 13, complete sequence genome encodes:
- a CDS encoding oxalate decarboxylase: MFTPFIVALALSAGVLGAPAPAADAKTSSTTKHASTSTTSSVSTAVPSSTVDSSLPVPTLPYASDDLNESYLDKFQNELPEPIRGTKGAKLLGPQNVALDRQNPDFLASPGTDNGAVSNVKWPFSLSHNRVQDGGWARQQNVHAMPIATTMAGVNMRLKAGGIRELHWHITAEWAYVLAGSCRVSVTNADGQNYDVDVYPGDLWYFPAGIPHVLQGLNDVADGCEFLLVFDDGEFSEDSTFSVTDWMAHVPKEVLSKNFKVNASAFDHIPDRQLWMLPSAVPTGSAADKAVKSPQGVSTLPYTFAASKANSTKVQGGTVKVVDSRTFEISKTIAMAEVSVEVGGIRELHWHPTQPEWSYFIEGNARITVFAAQANARTFNYQAGDIGYVPPSFGHYVENIGNTTLKFLEIFNADKYEDISLNQWLALTPPDLVKAHLQLSDDTISKLQKVKPIVVGSGLL, encoded by the exons ATGTTTACTCCTTTCATTGTTGCTCTTGCTCTTTCAGCAGGTGTTCTCGGTGCGCCAGCTCCTGCTGCCGACGCGAAGACTTCCTCGACCACCAAACATGCATCTACTTCGACCACCTCCTCCGTGTCGACCGCCGTCCCATCTTCAACAGTTGATTCTTCTCTGCCCGTTCCCACTCTCCCTTATGCGTCGGACGACTTGAACGAGTCGTATCTTGACAAGTTCCAGAATGAGCTCCCCGAACCAATCCGGGGTACCAAAGGCGCGAAGCTCCTCGGTCCCCAGAATGTTGCGCTCGACCGTCAAAATCCTGACTTTCTGGCTAGCCCAGGCACGGACAACGGCGCAGT CTCCAACGTCAAGTGGCCATTCAGCTTGTCCCACAACCGTGTTCAGGATGGTGGTTGGGCGCGTCAGCAGAACG TCCACGCAATGCCGATCGCAACGACGATGGCTGGTGTGAACATGCGTCTGAAAGCTGGAGGAATTCG TGAATTGCATTGGCATATCACCGCCGAG TGGGCATATGTTTTAGCG GGAAGTTGCCGCGTCTCCGTTACCAATGCCGATGGCCAGAACTATGATGTCGATGTC TATCCTGGTGATCTTTGGTACTTCCCAGCTGGCATTCCTCACGTGCTTCAAGGCCTCAACGACGTTGCTGATGGCTGCGAGTTCCTTTTG GTTTTCGATGATGGAGAGTTCAGCGAAGACTCCACTTTCTCGGTCACCGACTGGATGGCTCAtgtccccaaggaggtcctAAGCAAGAACTTCAAGGTCAACGCCTCTGCCTTCGATCATATCCCCGACCGTCAACTTTGGATGCTTCCTAGCGCTGTGCCAACAGGCAGTGCTGCAGACAAGGCCGTAAAGAGTCCACAAGGCGTATCTACATTGCCCTACACATTCGCTGCAAGCAAGGCCAACTCGACCAAG GTTCAAGGTGGAACTGTCAAGGTTGTCGATTCTCGTACTTTCGAAATCAGCAAGACTATTGCAATGGCAGAAGTCAGCGTTGAAGTGGGAGGAATTCGGGAACTCCAC TGGCACCCAACTCAACCCGAATGGAGTTATTTCAT CGAAGGAAACGCGCGTATTACAGTATTTGCAGCTCAGGCCAATGCTCGCACCTTCAACTACCAGGCTGGTGATATTG GTTATGTTCCTCCCTCTTTCGGTCACTACGTTGAGAACATTGGCAACACCACTCTCAAGTTCCTCGAGATCTTCAACGCCGACAAATATGAGGATATCTCGCTGAACCAGTGGCTCGCGCTCACCCCTCCTGACTTGGTCAAG GCTCACTTGCAACTCAGCGATGACACCATTAGCAAGCTACAGAAGGTCAAGCCTATTGTTGTCGGGTCTGGTCTGCTTTAG
- a CDS encoding glycoside hydrolase family 43 protein, which produces MDSHRIIPAYRLLVITENAGHCDTWAPDVVNINGTYFLYYSISQFGTQNSVIGVATSKTMEYGSWTDHGAVFSSKPGDRYNSIDANVIKADGKLLFTFGSYWADIFQFELAPSGLAPLSPSAPQLTHLVLNQTSPQSAEGGFIYKPPKSNYYYLFYSSGTCCAFDPAALPAPGDEYKIFVGRSENASGPFVGSTGKALTETGGTLVLASHGNIYAPGGNSVFWQVIGISLEDLKLTEISRDPKSKRDVIAYHYRPRDDIRGDANPSLASTIWISRRVGPSWWLEFAL; this is translated from the exons ATGGACAGCCATAGGATCATACCTGCCTACCGGTTGCTCGTTATTACTGAG AACGCGGGGCACTGTG ATACTTGGGCTCCAGACGTTGTTAACATCAATG GGACGTATTTCTTATACTATTCTATTTCTCAGTTTGGTACCCAAAATAGTGTTATTGGGGTCGCTACAAGCAAGACTATGGAATACG GCTCTTGGACGGATCATGGAGCCGTGTTCTCATCCAAACCAGGCGACCGATACAATTCTATTGACGCCAACGTCATCAAGGCTGACGGAAAATTATTGTTTACATTTG GATCCTATTGGGCGGATATATTCCAATTTGAGCTAGCACCATCTGGCCTAGCCCCCTTGTCACCATCAGCACCTCAGCTCACACACTTGGTCCTTAATCAAACATCCCCACAGTCGGCAGAGGGAGGATTTATCTATAAGCCGCCCAAGTCTA ACTATTATTATCTCTTCTATTCGTCCGGTACATGCTGCGCCTTCGACCCTGCGGCCCTCCCAGCTCCCGGAGATGAATACAAGATTTTTGTTGGGCGTAGCGAGAATGCATCAGGCCCATTTGTAGGATCTACTGGAAAAGCACTAACCGAGACTGGAGGAACTCTTGTTCTTGCCAGCCATGGCAACATATACGCACCTGGTGGAAATTCGGTATTTTGGCAAGTAATTGGCATATCGCTCGAAGATTTAAAGCTGACGGAGATTTCCAGGGACCCCAAATCCAAGAGAGATGTTATTGCCTACCATTACAGACCACGCGATGATATTCGCGGGGATGCAAATCCGTCCTTGGCCTCAACTATTTGGATTTCTCGTCG GGTTGGCCCGTCTTGGTGGCTTGAGTTTGCCCTCTGA
- a CDS encoding HMG (high mobility group) box protein: MLRDDRLNNYGGLKRPPNAWLLFRSEMLAANPEMKSISQAEVTVKCKSHWSLLSSEERKKLQDRAHQATVELLQYFPDYAYQPMSMENKAKWKQLGIYYRKEFWVSSAARIAEKIVSPGKPWNGFLTLEKWLDEHYPGASDYLSLATVVTGAEHTSESGSPARLVSPLRVLRKHDGRSIRAPIATNKASSFRLHPYNKHSRAPVPPTKGDTLEQAQIGSASRALPPDQLKDVLVPIDSQSSGSQRKRQVLFAHQPVSPNGKMVWVSEIIDDHVPEDTLRKFLDSTGPNEVSTDHLILRDYTDPWVPEAMDENGKLFYPHISSIPEYHEYIRAYHSSQERGLDFVWPPPPRSSSATALPIGQPDSSVASVIRETAPQHSGSRDSSIPRGSPTLD, translated from the exons ATGTTAAGAGATGATCGCCTGAATAATTATGgtggcctcaagcgccctccCAATGCGTGGTTGCTTTTCCGTTCGGAGATGCTGGCAGCTAATCCTGAAATGAAATCCATCTCCCAAGCCGAGGTTACAGTGAAATGTAAATCTCACTGGAGTTTGCTTAGCTCTGAGGAACGCAAAAAGCTTCAAGACCGAGCACATCAAGCGACTGTTGAATTGCTCCAATATTTTCCAGACTACGCTTACCAGCCGATGTCCATGGAAAACAAAGCGAAGTGGAAGCAGCTCGGTATTTATTACAGAAAAGAGTTTTGGGTGTCCTCGGCTGCCCGGATCGCGGAGAAGATTGTGAGTCCGGGTAAACCCTGGAACGGGTTTTTGACTTTGGAGAAGTGGCTGGATGAGCATTATCCAGGCGCATCAGATTACTT GTCTCTAGCCACCGTTGTCACTGGAGCAGAGCATACATCCGAGTCCGGGTCTCCGGCTCGTCTCGTTTCCCCATTGCGAGTCCTACG TAAACATGATGGCAGATCTATCCGCGCCCCGATCGCGACAAATAAAGCAAGTTCTTTTAGGCTTCATCCATATAATAAGCATAGCAG GGCGCCTGTTCCTCCCACAAAGGGGGATACACTAGAGCAGGCACAAATCGGGAGTGCTAGCAGGGCTCTACCACCTGACCAGCTGAAAGATGTTCTAGTTCCTATTGACTCTCAATCATCTGGTTCTCAGCGCAAGAGGCAAGTTCTGTTTGCGCACCAGCCAGTCTCTCCTAAC GGGAAGATGGTATGGGTGTCAGAGATTATAGATGATCATGTTCCAGAAGATACCCTCAGGAAATTCTTGGATTCAAC TGGCCCCAACGAAGTCTCGACCGATCACCTCATATTGCGAGATTATACGGACCCTTGGGTGCCCGAAGCGATGGACGAGAATGGCAAACTGTTTTACCCACATATAAGTTCGATTCCCGAATATCACGAGTATATACGGGCGTACCACTCTTCTCAAGAGCGTGGCCTGGACTTCGtatggccacctccacctcgaTCTTCTTCAGCCACAGCCCTGCCTATTGGGCAGCCAGACTCATCTGTGGCATCCGTGATAAGGGAGACTGCGCCTCAGCATTCGGGTTCTCGGGACTCAAGTATACCACGGGGAAGCCCTACTCTTGACTGA
- a CDS encoding CHAT domain protein yields the protein MEYDIRALELTPDNDPRLPTRLDNMRISYEMCYERIGHSDLPQRHSELGVAHTDRYRRMGEPADLENSIKCHCRALAHTPDGHPCLPRRYADLGASYTHQYRRTGDPADLEKSIEHHSHALDLTPDGHPDLPDRHADLGVAYTGRYRRMGKTADLERSIKCFSRALALTPDDHPDLPRRRGDLGVAYTHRYRRMGEIDDLNKAIECYSRALELTPNTHPDLPDRHADLGVAYTDRYRRMGGTADLERSIKYKSRALVLTPDGHPYLSCRHADLGVAYTYRYRRMGEPADLKKSIECHSRALALTPDGHPQLSFRHAALGVAYTDRYRRTGEAADLEKSIEYKSRALALTPDGHSDLPQRHSELGVAHTDRYRRMGEPADLENSIECYCRALALTPDAHPDLPVRHTHLGVAYTDRYRRMGDPADLERSIEYNSRALALTPDGHPCLPRRHADLGASYTHQYRRTGDPADLEKSIEHHSHALDLTPDGHPHLPDRHADLGVAYTDRYRRMGEPADLEMSIECKSRALVLTPDGHPDLPRRHSDLGVAYTYRYRRMGEAVDLEKSIEYNFRALALTPDSHPYLPHRHANLGVSYTDRYRCMREADDLNKAIECYSRALDLTPDGHPDLPRRHAELGGSHSDRYQLMGELADLEQSVQCYSRALALTPHDHPDLPTRHFDWATSCHHQYQLNAHPSHLAASLHSFRKASQLSTASPRDVFHNAFRWAKLASDHTYLNPIEAFRIVISLLPHFVWLGATTAQRYHDLSSADNIAVRAASAAIRSSEHSLAVEWLEHTRCIVWSQTLMLRSPVGSLTPSDPLLASRLHSVAQQLHHASSGLPSSDSTVFLPEHRHRLAREYIDLLAQARSLSGLEHFLQPAKANVLTQAARYGPVVVVSCHQSDCDALVILPDQVHIRHLALPSFTEVKAQRARSEIERMLRIKGLRERGFHLMNPPPDPDVGAVLAGLWKDLVRPVLDHLGYLNDPTGDLPHVTWCPTGVLSFLPLHAAGDYDQPRSRVFDYVISSYTPTLTALLSSTPTVANRLPQVLAVGQAATPGRSPLQGTVRELEYLRAHAQDRLVYAELTDSQATTTAVLDAMEQYDWVHLACHAHQNIDDPTRSGFFLHDGTLDLAAITQRSFRNKGLAFLSACQTATGDAKLPDEAIHLASGMLMAGYPSVIASMWSVVDEDAPFVADKVYGQLMKGGKVGNGEAGKALHDAIVELREKVGQKDFGRWVPYIHIGS from the exons ATGGAGTACGATATCCGTGCACTTGAACTGACTCCGGATAACGATCCAAGACTGCCAACCCGATTAGACAATATGAGGATATCGTATGAGATGTGCTATGAGCGCATAGG TCATTCTGACCTGCCGCAACGGCATTCTGAGCTAGGAGTGGCAcacaccgatcgatatcgacgcatgggAGAGCCAGCAGACCTCGAGAATTCAATCAAATGCCACTGTCGTGCTCTCGCCcacactcccgacggccatccttGCCTACCACGCCGGTATGCTGATCTAGGAGCGTCATACACCCATCAATATCGACGCACGGGAGATCCAGCAGACCTCGAGAAGTCCATCGAACACCACTCTCAtgcactcgacctcactcccgacggccatcctgacTTGCCAGACCGGCATGCTGATCTAGGAGTGGCATACACCGGCCGATACCGACGCATGGGAAAAACAGCAGACCTTGAGAGGTCCATCAAATGCTTCTCTCGTGCTCTcgccctcactcccgacgaCCATCCTGACCTGCCACGCCGTCGTGGTGATCTAGGAGTGGCATACACccatcgatatcgacgcatgggGGAGATTGATGATCTCAATAAAGCAATTGAATGCtactctcgtgcactcgaactCACTCCGAACACCCATCCTGACCTGCCAGACCGGCATGCTGATCTAGGAGTGgcatacaccgatcgatatcgacgcatgggAGGAACCGCAGACCTTGAAAGGTCGATCAAGTACAAGTCTCGTGCTCTCGTCCTCACTCCCGATGGCCATCCTTACCTATCATGCCGCCATGCTGATCTAGGAGTAGCATACACctatcgatatcgacgcatgggAGAGCCAGCAGACCTTAAGAAGTCCATCGAATGCCATtctcgtgcactcgcccTCACgcccgacggccatcctcAACTGTCATTCCGTCATGCTGCTCTAGGAGTGgcatacaccgatcgatatcgacgcacggGAGAAGCTGCGGACCTCGAGAAGTCGATCGAGTACAAGtctcgtgcactcgccctcactcccgacggccattCTGACCTGCCGCAACGGCATTCTGAGCTAGGAGTGGCACACACCGAccgatatcgacgcatgggAGAGCCAGCAGACCTCGAGAATTCAATCGAATGCTACTGTCGTGCCCTcgccctcactcccgacgcCCATCCTGACCTGCCAGTCCGGCATACCCATCTAGGAGTGGCATACActgatcgatatcgacgcatgggAGATCCTGCAGACCTTGAAAGGTCGATCGAGTACAATTCTCGTGCGCTcgccctcactcccgacggccatccttGCCTACCACGCCGGCATGCTGATCTAGGAGCGTCATACACCCATCAATATCGACGCACGGGAGATCCAGCAGACCTCGAGAAGTCCATCGAACACCACTCTCAtgcactcgacctcactccCGATGGCCATCCTCACCTGCCAGACAGGCATGCTGATCTAGGAGTGGCATACACCGAccgatatcgacgcatgggAGAACCAGCAGATCTTGAAATGTCGATCGAATGCAAGTCTCGTGCTCTCGTgctcactcctgacggccatcctgaCTTGCCCCGCCGGCATAGTGATCTAGGAGTGGCATACACctatcgatatcgacgcatgggAGAAGCCGTGGACCTCGAGAAGTCGATCGAGTACAATTTTCGTGCACTCGCCCTCACTCCTGACAGCCATCCTTACCTGCCACACCGGCATGCTAATCtaggagtgtcatacaccgataGATATCGATGCATGAGAGAGGCTGATGACCTCAACAAAGCAATCGAATGCtactctcgtgcactcgacctcactcccgacggccatcctgacCTGCCACGCCGGCATGCTGAGCTAGGTGGGTCTCACAGCGATCGATATCAACTCATGGGAGAACTAGCAGACCTCGAGCAATCCGTCCAATGCtactctcgtgcactcgcccTCACTCCTCATGATCATCCCGACCTGCCCACCCGGCATTTTGACTGGGCTACATCCTGTCATCACCAGTATCAGCTTAACGCTCATCCATCCCACCTAGCAGCCTCTCTCCACTCTTTCCGCAAAGCGTCTCAGTTATCCACTGCTTCTCCCCGCGACGTGTTCCACAACGCCTTTCGCTGGGCAAAGCTCGCATCCGACCATACCTACCTCAACCCAATCGAAGCTTTCCGCATAGTCATCAGCCTTCTTCCTCACTTCGTCTGGCTCGGCGCCACCACTGCTCAGCGATACCATGACCTCTCATCAGCAGACAACATCGCCGTACGAGCTGCCTCTGCTGCTATTCGTTCGTCTGAGCACAGTCTGGCAGTCGAGTGGCTCGAGCATACACGCTGTATCGTCTGGAGCCAGACCCTCATGCTGCGGTCTCCTGTAGGCAGCCTTACACCATCCGACCCACTTCTTGCAAGTCGCCTCCATTCAGTTGCACAGCAGCTCCATCATGCAAGCTCTGGCCTTCCATCTTCCGACTCCACTGTATTTCTCCCGGAACATCGTCACCGTCTAGCCAGGGAGTACATCGACTTGTTGGCTCAAGCACGCAGCCTGTCCGGGCTCGAGCACTTTCTTCAGCCGGCAAAGGCCAACGTTCTAACCCAGGCTGCTCGGTACGGGCCTGTGGTCGTCGTCAGCTGCCATCAATCTGACTGCGACGCCCTTGTGATCTTACCTGACCAGGTTCATATCCGTCATCTCGCTCTGCCTAGCTTCACCGAGGTTAAGGCACAGCGTGCTCGCTCTGAGATAGAACGGATGCTGCGAATCAAGGGACTGCGAGAGCGTGGATTCCATCTCATGAACCCCCCACCCGATCCAGATGTTGGAGCTGTGCTCGCCGGTCTCTGGAAAGACCTGGTCAGACCAGTGCTTGACCATCTCGGATATCTG AACGATCCCACAGGCGATCTTCCCCACGTCACATGGTGTCCCACTGGCGTGCTGTCGTTTTTGCCCTTGCATGCCGCCGGAGACTACGACCAGCCACGGTCGCGAGTGTTTGACTACGTCATATCCTCATACACTCCCACTCTCACTGCTCTGCTGTCCTCCACTCCCACCGTCGCCAACCGCCTCCCTCAGGTGCTCGCCGTTGGTCAAGCAGCCACGCCAGGTCGTAGCCCATTGCAAGGCACTGTCAGGGAGCTCGAGTACCTCAGAGCTCATGCACAAGATAGACTGGTGTACGCAGAACTCACAGACAGTCAAGCCACGACCACAGCTGTGCTCGATGCGATGGAGCAGTACGACTGGGTGCACCTTGCCTGTCACGCACACCAGAACATCGATGATCCAACAAGAAGCGGCTTCTTCCTGCATGACGGCACTCTCGACCTGGCCGCCATCACTCAGCGGTCGTTCAGAAACAAGGGTCTTGCCTTCCTGTCTGCATGTCAAACCGCCACAGGCGATGCGAAGCTACCCGACGAAGCGATCCACCTTGCGTCTGGGATGCTGATGGCAGGGTATCCGAGTGTGATTGCGTCGATGTGGTCTGTGGTGGACGAGGACGCACCGTTTGTGGCTGATAAGGTATATGGACAGCTGATGAAGGGCGGAAAGGTGGGGAACGGAGAGGCAGGAAAGGCGCTACACGATGCAATCGTGGAGCTACGTGAGAAGGTTGGGCAGAAGGATTTCGGGCGGTGGGTGCCGTATATACATATAGGTTCGTAG
- a CDS encoding Fungal specific transcription factor domain, translating into MAVPSQVNPILAVNLPLVLATPPPLHGMSVLEPNAGGSPATEALRLSLLGVGAIHQAYLLARSGTDMRRMLALACQTIEGTRSDAALGASVTIALIDIFAGGHSWQSNMNLAKTLVSLRGGPGAIVAHNQPSRKSNRSGVTVSPARLLLEILTVRSSFTSNEPPQLLGPGNSDWWLSHEADIDNYHSYSVENVFGMSRRIVELMARVSTLVIRHNHVAVGEEAQRLYQEVENWTEPPLPDLLKRRVENGNTAHKLAMQIMLLRDVFRVPRDDYRVQKASSAIIERCFESTKHMGMAVDLTWPVIIAGCQISGSGRSWVAETFEGFRKQCCFEIDTAEQIVCEVWRREDEGLPGASWRSVIADLNLRCLLI; encoded by the exons ATGGCAGTGCCATCTCAAGTAAATCCTATTCTCGCTGTGAACCTTCCGCTGGTGCTGGCCACCCCACCTCCGCTTCATGGCATGTCAGTTTTAGAACCGAACGCGGGCGGTAGTCCCGCAACTGAGGCGCTGAGGCTCTCGCTACTTGGCGTTGGGGCAATTCATCAAGCGTATCTACTCGCTCGGTCCGGAACCGACAT GCGACGAATGTTGGCACTGGCTTGTCAGACTATCGAAGGCACACGAAGCGACGCTGCGCTGGGAGCCAGCGTTACGATAGCTTTGATCGAT ATCTTTGCCGGtggccattcttggcaaTCTAATATGAACTTGGCCAAAACGCTTGTGTCGCTACGTGGAGGTCCGGGCGCCATCGTCGCCCACAACCAGCCATCGCGCAAATCGAATCGGAGCGGCGTGACGGTCAGTCCCGCCCGTCTGCTTCTGGAAATCTTGACGGTACGAA GTTCGTTTACTTCCAACGAACCTCCGCAGCTTCTAGGACCGGGCAACTCTGATTGGTG GCTCTCCCATGAGGCGGATATAGACAACTATCATTCCTACTCTGTGGAGAACGTGTTTGGAATGTCACGTCGTATTGTGGAGCTGATGGCAAGG GTTAGCACCTTGGTCATCCGACACAACCA CGTCGCGGTGGGCGAGGAAGCCCAAAGGCTCTATCAAGAGGTCGAGAACTGGACCGAGCCTCCACTTCCCGATCTACTGAAACGCAGAGTCGAGAACGGAAATACTGCTCATAAACTTGCTATGCAG ATCATGCTACTCCGGGACGTGTTCCGTGTGCCTCGCGACGACTATCGAGTCCAGAAGGCATCGAGCGCGATCATCGAGCGTTGCTTCGAGAGCACAAAGCATATGGGGATGGCCGTCGA TTTAACATGGCCTGTGATTATAGCTGGTTGCCAAATCTCGGGATCTGGACGTTCATGGGTGGCAGAGACGTTTGAGGGGTTCAGGAAACAAT GCTGTTTCGAGATCGACACGGCTGAACAAATTGTCTGTGAAGTCTGGCGACGAGAAGATGAAGGTCTCCCTGGCGCATCCTGGCGTTCCGTCATTGCTGACCTCAATCTTCGTTGTCTGCTCATCTAA
- a CDS encoding glycoside hydrolase family 43 protein — protein sequence MLRRGKMVLLVVNPSHEDERSTQDARTRRQPSPIPRTSHSPIPARTVNLPPELIRLVVLQVTRTPDLASFALTSRYLNNIAMPLLYSTLCFGPTAYRLYKLPRRNRGSSGHGYVSISAESPMSRDEVGSEDDFFDNRSSLCAELLSNSLHLLPYVRSISTNISVPNYAAAVRVARGQRGGREENTFHEWVTILNLPQASNVRHLALGGVNDQHLLDLNAARHLKLTALELDVPPAALPELFNLSSFLQRQRHITHFASRNLADIKGLKDHDLPRLAHIDVPAVLACQLAPGRPITTARIFPSNPRRGSGLRSADELLMAIHALSQSTDSIGVTDLDVSVLWYGDRRMEDDCRVFFAAIRDSLQQLRHLRVTLWSDLAPSNVDLLFDCILSALPSLQFLETFEIRTWAEYGISHPCHLSHPARRAIFDLWKELCPSLNKVAALDSHTWTWHAAKAITQPPAPVRSNSDPHTKPPARRPLPPRPRPASGNWVRLSDRWDWQPTPSPLSQPMLPSGIPSASQTSFHGLMTPRPDSRPRSASPGGTHDSRAEGTWVQESRKQPCHDSKMWHSDLPVLGSTYQRNELDEHYVRIAHTPHIEFATRDRHRLSIF from the exons ATGCTTAG ACGGGGAAAGATGGTTCTTTTGGTGGTCAATCCTTCGCATGAAGACGAACGCTCGACCCAAGATGCAAGGACCAGGCGTCAGCCATCTCCTATACCTCGAACATCTCATTCTCCTATTCCAGCGCGCACAGTAAACCTTCCTCCGGAGCTCATACGACTAGTTGTCCTACAAGTCACTCGAACTCCGGACCTTGCGAGCTTTGCACTGACATCGAGATACCTCAATAATATTGCAATGCCCCTCCTCTATTCCACTCTTTGCTTTGGCCCCACTGCCTACCGACTATACAAGCTACCGAGACGTAACCGAGGCTCAAGCGGCCATGGCTACGTGTCTATCTCAGCCGAGTCTCCCATGTCAAGGGACGAGGTGGGATCCGAAGACGATTTTTTCGACAATCGCTCCTCTCTGTGCGCCGAACTGCTATCCAACTCCCTGCACCTCCTTCCATACGTTCGTAGCATCTCCACCAACATTTCTGTCCCAAACTACGCGGCCGCGGTTAGAGTCGCTCGAGGACAGAGGGGAGGCAGAGAAGAAAATACGTTCCACGAATGGGTCACCATACTCAATTTGCCGCAGGCGTCTAATGTCAGGCATTTAGCCCTGGGTGGTGTAAACGATCAGCATTTACTTGATTTGAACGCTGCCAGGcatcttaagctcactgcaCTTGAATTGGACGTTCCTCCCGCCGCTCTTCCCGAGCTTTTCAATCTTTCCTCTTTCCTTCAACGACAACGGCACATTACCCATTTTGCTAGTCGAAACTTGGCTGATATCAAAGGGCTGAAAGACCACGACCTCCCTCGTCTAGCTCACATAGATGTTCCAGCTGTTTTAGCTTGCCAGCTTGCGCCTGGTCGTCCGATTACCACAGCCCGTATTTTCCCTTCAAATCCGCGGCGGGGGTCCGGGCTGCGGTCGGCCGATGAGCTCCTTATGGCCATACATGCGTTATCCCAGTCGACAGATTCAATTGGAGTAACTGATCTTGATGTTTCTGTCCTCTGGTACGGCGACCGTAGGATGGAAGACGATTGCCGCGTTTTCTTTGCGGCAATTCGCGATTCTTTACAACAGCTACGACATCTACGAGTTACGCTATGGTCCGACCTGGCTCCCAGTAATGTCGACTTACTATTTGATTGC ATTTTATCGGCCCTACCATCACTCCAGTTCCTTGAGACTTTTGAAATACGGACATGGGCTGAATACGGTATAAGCCATCCCTGCCATCTCTCTCACCCAGCTCGTCGAGCGATATTTGATTTGTGGAAGGAATTGTGTCCGTCTTTGAATAAGGTCGCAGCGCTCGACAGTCATACTTGGACCTGGCACGCTGCCAAGGCGATAACTCAACCCCCAGCCCCTGTCCGTTCCAATTCTGACCCACACACCAAGCCACCCGCCAGGCGCCCTTTGCCACCCCGTCCACGTCCGGCCTCGGGCAATTGGGTGCGGCTTAGTGATCGTTGGGATTGGCAACCTACTCCTTCACCACTTTCCCAGCCTATGCTGCCTTCAGGCATCCCTTCCGCCTCTCAAACATCCTTTCATGGCCTAATGACACCTCGCCCTGATTCACGCCCTAGAAGTGCCTCTCCTGGCGGCACTCACGACTCGCGGGCTGAAGGTACTTGGGTCCAAGAATCAAGAAAACAACCTTGTCACGACTCAAAGATGTGGCATTCGGACCTGCCTGTCCTAGGATCAACATATCAAAGAAATGAGCTGGACGAACATTACGTTCGGATTGCGCATACTCCACACATCGAATTCGCGACTCGGGACAGACATAGACTTTCAATATTTTGA